One stretch of Nitrospirota bacterium DNA includes these proteins:
- a CDS encoding Bro-N domain-containing protein, whose translation MESNIAVFRGKEVRRIIHNKEWWFSIVDVCGALTSSADAGAYWRKLKQRLNEEGSEVVTFCHGLKLPASDGKNYETDCANTEGIFRVIQSIPSPKAEPFKRWLAKVGYERVQEIENPELATKRTRALYKAKGYSDVWIEKRMRGIAIREELTDEWKKREVKEKKEYEILTAEIARAAFGITPSRHKKLKGLKRENLRDHMNDLELIFSMLGEAATTEITRVDNAKGFHESKHSARKGGEVAGKAREDLERKTGKRVVSRENYLTEPESRKKLEGKELRVRIINGTKRKEN comes from the coding sequence ATGGAATCAAATATTGCTGTTTTTAGAGGGAAGGAAGTCAGAAGAATAATTCACAACAAAGAATGGTGGTTTTCTATAGTAGATGTATGTGGAGCGCTCACTTCAAGCGCCGATGCGGGAGCATACTGGAGGAAGTTGAAACAAAGACTCAATGAAGAAGGAAGTGAGGTCGTGACGTTTTGTCACGGACTGAAATTACCGGCCTCTGACGGGAAAAACTACGAAACCGATTGCGCCAACACCGAAGGCATTTTCCGTGTTATCCAGTCTATCCCTTCCCCCAAGGCCGAGCCTTTTAAGCGCTGGCTTGCAAAAGTCGGGTACGAGCGAGTGCAGGAGATAGAAAACCCGGAGCTTGCGACGAAGAGAACAAGGGCTTTATACAAGGCAAAAGGATATTCTGATGTCTGGATTGAAAAACGCATGCGTGGCATAGCCATCAGGGAAGAACTCACCGATGAATGGAAAAAGAGGGAAGTGAAAGAGAAGAAGGAATATGAGATATTAACTGCTGAAATTGCAAGGGCTGCATTCGGCATTACACCGTCCCGGCATAAGAAACTGAAAGGTCTAAAGCGAGAAAATCTTCGTGACCACATGAACGACCTTGAACTGATTTTCTCAATGCTCGGCGAAGCTGCAACTACTGAGATAACACGGGTGGATAATGCAAAAGGATTTCATGAGTCCAAACATTCAGCACGCAAAGGTGGCGAAGTTGCAGGCAAGGCACGAGAAGACCTTGAACGGAAAACCGGTAAACGTGTTGTCTCACGAGAGAATTATCTGACCGAGCCAGAAAGCCGGAAGAAGTTGGAGGGAAAGGAATTAAGGGTAAGGATCATCAATGGCACAAAACGCAAAGAAAACTGA
- a CDS encoding type I-E CRISPR-associated protein Cas6/Cse3/CasE: MLKVVEPDAFVQIIHQGIGRAKSFGCGLMLVRRV, encoded by the coding sequence ATCCTGAAAGTGGTTGAGCCGGATGCTTTTGTTCAAATAATACACCAAGGCATCGGCCGCGCCAAGTCCTTCGGCTGCGGCCTTATGCTGGTGAGGCGGGTATGA